From the Leptolyngbya sp. O-77 genome, one window contains:
- a CDS encoding DUF1822 family protein: MELIGLPIPLTQDAFESAAQFAAEQATPGKGKQVYLNTLAVYAVQTYLNWLELNASLAEGDCWQPGLRAVLDVADLVLPGVGRLECRPVLPGETAMTIPLEAAQARLGYVAVQFHEQLDAVDLLGFVRGVPFAEDDAPVEPMTVALSELLPLDSLLDVLHPDLAIVNLREWLMGQFRHPEWRSPETFVTSHRKMRSGSRNTTGGSFSVPPDIDAQINSVSRAKAIEFQSLDKRVVLVVQVISITTEDNTLNVRLRLYPDSSADQLPRNLQITVLDESGAAILDSRPKSGSGWTEVELCDCHPGDRFSVRIALGDDSKTEEFCI; the protein is encoded by the coding sequence ATGGAACTCATCGGTTTGCCTATTCCCCTCACTCAAGATGCGTTTGAATCTGCCGCCCAGTTTGCAGCCGAGCAGGCCACGCCGGGGAAAGGCAAACAGGTCTATCTCAACACGCTGGCCGTCTACGCGGTGCAAACCTATCTGAACTGGCTGGAACTGAACGCCAGCCTTGCTGAGGGTGACTGCTGGCAGCCAGGACTGAGGGCGGTGCTGGATGTAGCCGATCTGGTGCTGCCAGGTGTTGGCAGGCTGGAATGTCGCCCGGTCTTGCCTGGAGAAACCGCAATGACCATCCCCCTAGAAGCTGCACAAGCGCGATTGGGCTACGTTGCCGTGCAGTTTCATGAACAGTTGGATGCGGTCGATTTGCTGGGGTTTGTGCGGGGTGTTCCGTTTGCAGAAGACGATGCCCCCGTTGAGCCGATGACCGTAGCGCTGAGTGAGCTGCTGCCGCTCGACTCGCTGCTAGACGTGTTGCATCCTGACCTGGCGATCGTGAACCTGCGCGAGTGGCTGATGGGGCAGTTTCGGCATCCTGAATGGCGATCGCCCGAAACCTTTGTCACCAGCCATCGCAAGATGCGGTCGGGATCTCGCAACACCACAGGCGGCAGCTTTTCGGTGCCGCCCGACATTGATGCTCAGATCAACTCTGTCAGCCGCGCCAAGGCGATCGAATTTCAGTCGCTCGACAAGCGGGTAGTGCTGGTGGTGCAGGTCATTTCTATTACCACCGAAGACAACACGCTCAACGTGCGGCTGCGGCTCTATCCTGACTCTTCTGCTGACCAACTGCCGCGCAATTTGCAAATCACCGTACTGGACGAGAGCGGCGCAGCAATTCTGGATTCTCGCCCCAAAAGCGGCAGCGGCTGGACAGAGGTGGAGTTGTGCGACTGCCATCCGGGCGATCGATTTAGCGTGCGGATTGCACTCGGCGACGACAGCAAGACAGAGGAGTTTTGCATCTAG
- a CDS encoding ABC transporter substrate-binding protein: METIKLTLRPRDEDNPNAGYRVRLDGDLGELEAVLPPMSDSLVAALSAWKAAYAVQDGVRSHFRIGRVAVTHHTAQDVIQLSEKLREEFNEWLNDGNKHWREMREALIPLLRRNGYGNGSGNGAGNGAGNGNGDRPRLIIDLGNDDTLKRLPWQDWKLLRQHYYYSDAAIRVLNPPGTYQEKRNYPSAAKIRILVLVGESEDINTDQDLEAIQQIARENPEMVEVVSRLQPTPEVLQTMLEDPQGFHILVYVGHSRSDEDGNVGWLLLNQTDEISIRNFKFALSKLVRKGLQLAIFNSCDGLGLAQQLAQIGVPRCIVMKEPVPDPVAVEFLQRFFHEFATKKRSLLTAMREARQGLEHFNLRYSEVTWLPTVCIKQNTEPLTWQLLLDHLLPTPNLDDDHKQNEPGPDRRKWLLGAGTAAVLLGAIALVSLRQVRCLFVQCDAPGTNPAQGLVGTAGQGNPSPTLLPNERLITAGGNANLLGSLKLEPPYAALKQAGINAFAAGDYNTAKAKFDELRQLAQAQRQQFSTDSNSPDYKNATAALRDPEVLIFRNNAEVRLRRQAGQPAYTIAAVIPLSTPEGTPINIGEQMLFGIAQAQDQAVNRINAPIYLEVLVANDLNVPAQSRAIAEALVQPNLPALDGQPLLAVIGNYTSRGTCDSLPVYAAANQVVISPLSTVMNLRARCNGADVFFRITSSTQIEARTLAEYLHQQKNQPRVALFANSKEFYSDDLRYQFESELRGTIVRTFDLSDPQFDAEDALRQVEDVDALVVLPDGRTGNSESFNRALAVIKADGGRRLILASAPVYTADWSDRGSSSEERRALSNRLIVATDWYAACAPDFVQSANRYWLGGVNRVTAVSYEAIEVLLPKLRPGITSDEIRQGLATAQSPSSIFPGKTISFDARGDRKDLTTRVLTTLVDNPANPFDLVPGTACP; the protein is encoded by the coding sequence ATGGAAACGATCAAGCTGACGCTCCGCCCCCGTGACGAGGATAATCCCAATGCTGGCTATCGAGTTCGACTAGACGGCGATCTGGGTGAACTAGAAGCCGTGCTGCCGCCAATGTCTGATAGTTTGGTTGCGGCGCTCTCCGCTTGGAAAGCGGCCTATGCAGTGCAAGATGGCGTGCGATCGCACTTTCGTATTGGTCGTGTCGCGGTGACTCATCACACCGCACAAGATGTGATTCAGCTTTCGGAAAAGCTGCGAGAAGAGTTTAACGAATGGTTGAACGACGGTAATAAGCATTGGCGTGAGATGCGAGAGGCGTTGATTCCACTATTGCGGCGGAATGGATATGGAAACGGTAGTGGGAATGGGGCAGGGAATGGGGCAGGGAATGGGAATGGCGATCGCCCACGCCTGATTATCGATCTAGGTAACGACGACACGCTCAAGCGCCTGCCCTGGCAGGACTGGAAGCTGTTAAGGCAACACTATTACTACAGTGATGCCGCAATTAGAGTGCTAAATCCGCCAGGTACTTACCAGGAGAAAAGGAACTATCCGTCAGCAGCGAAGATCCGGATTCTTGTCCTGGTTGGGGAAAGTGAGGATATCAATACGGATCAGGATCTGGAAGCAATCCAGCAGATCGCCCGCGAGAATCCAGAGATGGTGGAAGTGGTATCTCGGCTCCAACCTACACCAGAAGTGCTTCAGACCATGCTTGAAGACCCTCAGGGCTTTCATATTTTGGTGTACGTTGGTCATAGCCGCAGTGACGAAGATGGCAACGTGGGCTGGCTGCTACTGAACCAAACCGATGAAATTAGCATTCGTAACTTTAAGTTTGCATTGAGCAAGCTGGTTCGCAAGGGCTTGCAACTGGCAATCTTTAATTCATGTGATGGATTGGGTTTGGCGCAGCAGCTTGCCCAGATTGGTGTGCCTCGCTGCATCGTGATGAAAGAGCCTGTGCCTGATCCAGTCGCAGTAGAGTTTTTGCAGCGATTTTTCCACGAATTTGCTACGAAAAAGCGCTCCCTGCTCACGGCGATGCGGGAGGCACGACAGGGATTAGAACACTTTAACCTGCGCTATTCTGAAGTGACCTGGCTGCCGACAGTGTGCATTAAGCAAAACACGGAGCCGCTGACCTGGCAACTGTTGCTGGATCATCTGCTGCCTACCCCCAACCTCGATGACGATCACAAACAGAACGAGCCGGGACCAGATCGGCGCAAGTGGCTTTTGGGCGCGGGCACGGCGGCAGTGCTGCTGGGGGCGATCGCCCTTGTATCGCTTCGGCAAGTCCGCTGTCTGTTTGTACAGTGTGATGCACCGGGAACCAACCCTGCTCAGGGGCTAGTCGGCACTGCGGGACAAGGCAATCCCAGTCCCACGCTGCTCCCGAATGAACGGTTGATCACCGCTGGCGGCAATGCAAACTTGCTGGGCAGCCTCAAGCTGGAACCGCCCTACGCGGCGCTAAAGCAGGCTGGCATCAATGCGTTTGCTGCGGGCGACTACAACACCGCTAAAGCAAAATTTGATGAGCTGCGGCAGCTCGCCCAAGCCCAACGGCAGCAGTTTTCCACCGATTCCAATAGCCCAGACTATAAAAACGCAACCGCAGCCTTGAGAGATCCTGAAGTGCTGATTTTCCGCAACAATGCCGAAGTGCGACTGCGGCGACAGGCAGGGCAACCCGCCTATACGATTGCAGCGGTGATTCCCCTCAGCACGCCAGAGGGAACGCCAATTAACATTGGCGAACAAATGCTATTTGGCATTGCTCAGGCACAGGATCAGGCCGTCAATCGGATTAATGCGCCCATTTATTTGGAAGTCCTGGTTGCCAATGATCTGAACGTGCCCGCGCAAAGCAGGGCGATCGCCGAAGCGCTGGTTCAACCTAACCTTCCCGCGCTTGATGGACAGCCATTATTGGCGGTCATCGGCAACTACACCAGTCGGGGCACTTGTGATTCTCTGCCTGTGTATGCCGCAGCAAACCAGGTGGTCATTTCCCCCCTCAGCACCGTGATGAATCTGCGGGCGCGGTGCAATGGCGCTGACGTGTTTTTCCGCATTACCTCTTCTACGCAAATTGAAGCGAGAACACTAGCAGAATATCTGCATCAGCAAAAGAACCAGCCCAGAGTTGCGCTATTTGCCAATTCTAAAGAGTTTTACAGTGACGACCTGCGCTATCAGTTTGAGAGCGAATTGCGGGGGACGATTGTTCGCACGTTTGACCTTTCCGATCCGCAGTTTGATGCAGAAGATGCCCTGCGCCAAGTTGAAGATGTAGATGCGCTGGTGGTGCTGCCGGACGGGCGCACGGGCAACAGCGAGTCCTTTAATCGGGCGCTGGCAGTGATCAAAGCAGACGGCGGCAGGCGGCTAATTCTGGCTTCTGCGCCAGTTTACACCGCTGACTGGAGCGATCGCGGCAGCAGTTCGGAGGAGCGTCGCGCCCTCAGCAATCGGTTAATTGTGGCGACAGACTGGTACGCAGCCTGCGCCCCAGATTTTGTGCAGTCTGCCAACCGCTATTGGCTGGGCGGCGTGAATCGAGTTACAGCGGTGTCTTACGAGGCGATCGAGGTGCTGCTGCCCAAGCTGCGCCCTGGCATTACGTCCGATGAAATTCGCCAAGGGCTAGCAACCGCACAATCCCCCAGCAGTATCTTTCCTGGCAAAACGATTAGCTTTGACGCACGGGGCGATCGCAAAGATTTAACGACTCGCGTTCTCACGACGTTAGTCGATAATCCAGCCAACCCGTTCGATCTTGTCCCTGGGACGGCTTGCCCATAG
- a CDS encoding response regulator transcription factor: protein MPPSQPFFLIVEDHQEVAERNRDFLQQVDPNCRCAIANNPFQAIEILSLESPDLIVVDLLYGTFSGEQSAEPGINLLRHIFEKHTELNVLVYSSEYRLLTPLISYIDSHKGGFAVANKLDRRSTYIKFAQSALNGELCLPRELRQSSNLNHQDLEVLNLLCNDCLSDDALASRLNVSRRAAQNYVKRLKQRLDVDLIYTEEANHRVAICKMARERGFLG, encoded by the coding sequence ATGCCCCCCAGCCAGCCTTTTTTTTTAATTGTTGAAGATCATCAGGAAGTTGCTGAGAGGAACCGCGATTTTCTTCAACAGGTTGATCCGAACTGTCGGTGTGCGATCGCCAATAATCCCTTCCAGGCAATAGAGATTCTGTCGTTGGAATCTCCGGATTTAATCGTCGTTGACTTACTCTATGGAACCTTCAGCGGCGAACAGTCCGCCGAGCCAGGGATTAACTTATTGCGCCATATTTTTGAGAAACATACAGAGCTGAATGTCCTGGTATACAGCAGCGAATATCGATTATTGACTCCGCTCATTTCTTATATCGATAGCCATAAAGGCGGATTTGCGGTCGCTAATAAGCTCGATCGTCGATCTACCTATATCAAGTTTGCCCAGAGTGCGCTGAACGGCGAACTTTGCCTGCCTAGAGAACTGCGTCAAAGTTCCAATCTAAATCATCAAGATTTGGAGGTTCTAAATCTCCTGTGCAATGATTGTTTATCGGATGACGCTCTGGCTAGTCGGCTGAATGTGTCCCGGCGGGCTGCCCAAAATTACGTCAAGCGCCTCAAACAACGGCTCGATGTCGATCTGATCTATACAGAAGAGGCAAATCATCGGGTTGCGATTTGCAAAATGGCCCGTGAAAGGGGCTTTTTGGGATAG
- a CDS encoding CHASE2 domain-containing protein: protein MDTLLKEFEVQRKEQLSKVPEPRQTGLGSDAVNKILLVTIDNQEVIGSPKSFSRFRKLEDYTNLIKNLIDLGAQVVLINLPSEVLDSPEPLTPIESGLSGDSIRSLVENYSHRIVLSSPPELKRSGPFFRVYNQFLPINSRTLEPILPPEKIQGFSEFSTPVAKDGLAASLQIKTSQQQLIRQPLLNLLKAYSINPVRYPYAVENSFNSGISDTHASKDAKGGPVNSFQSAVCLAVNKLNPSDVCSNSPLPSYSDPHVSFSMWEADFSKSLGQEFCGTKVIDPVQQVTGCDRTSRRDFSSSHIEKVKDKIVIIDFPKNDPNWSELPTSVKPELLSPAEMQANVLASILSNNIQYPLSQEWSLGLTLAGSMLMAWLLSPGLSKSRLWWLTRGPLIVLGIPLAYAALLPTAFAGRVVLPIMLPILTWVLTGISMTLVLLLKKSREQAAKQRQELTQRNATLSRTRKVLARVATDIHDGPLQELKLVMDQVEELETMIDPELLVVKTSVKSEPIVDKLVRIGQDIRNQLNDLQIIARKQLDISPELVAGLAQGIQTHLKQLEERGDLRLKVKQRIKPLQEPELNPDWIDDREDIFRFFKEAINNVMRHAQQPYGRANWVEVCLEQQGEQCKLAIANDGVHVLGNTSKASNHLADDLPKGTGTKTMETIAISLDNGHWQRTLSPEGILRVELFWSLKQGLR, encoded by the coding sequence GTGGATACCCTGCTCAAAGAGTTTGAAGTTCAGCGCAAAGAGCAGCTTTCTAAAGTTCCAGAACCTCGTCAGACAGGCTTAGGATCTGATGCTGTCAACAAAATTCTTTTAGTCACCATTGATAATCAGGAAGTTATCGGAAGTCCCAAAAGCTTTAGCCGCTTCAGAAAACTAGAGGATTATACAAATCTAATTAAAAACCTCATCGATCTGGGCGCTCAAGTTGTTTTAATCAATCTGCCCTCAGAGGTACTTGATTCTCCAGAGCCTCTAACCCCAATCGAGTCAGGATTATCCGGAGACTCAATTCGTTCTCTGGTTGAGAATTACAGTCATAGAATTGTGCTATCTTCTCCTCCAGAGTTGAAGCGATCGGGCCCCTTCTTCCGCGTTTATAACCAATTTCTACCAATCAATAGTCGGACTCTAGAGCCTATCTTACCGCCGGAGAAAATTCAGGGATTTTCAGAATTTTCAACCCCTGTTGCAAAAGATGGGCTTGCAGCCTCTTTGCAAATCAAGACAAGCCAGCAGCAACTCATCCGGCAACCATTGCTCAATCTGCTCAAGGCTTATTCAATTAATCCCGTCCGGTATCCCTATGCAGTTGAAAATAGCTTCAATTCAGGAATTTCGGACACCCATGCTTCTAAGGATGCAAAAGGCGGCCCTGTCAACTCCTTTCAATCGGCCGTTTGTCTTGCAGTAAATAAGTTGAATCCGAGTGATGTCTGTTCAAACAGCCCCTTGCCTTCTTATTCAGATCCCCACGTCAGTTTTTCGATGTGGGAAGCAGACTTTTCCAAAAGTTTAGGGCAAGAGTTTTGCGGAACCAAAGTAATTGATCCAGTTCAGCAGGTGACAGGCTGCGATCGCACTTCTCGAAGAGATTTTTCCTCATCTCATATCGAGAAAGTCAAAGACAAAATCGTTATCATCGACTTTCCTAAAAATGATCCCAACTGGTCTGAACTGCCGACTTCAGTTAAGCCTGAACTGCTGAGTCCGGCAGAGATGCAGGCAAACGTACTGGCCAGCATTCTCAGCAACAATATCCAGTATCCCCTGAGCCAGGAGTGGAGTCTGGGATTGACGCTGGCAGGGTCTATGCTGATGGCGTGGTTGCTCAGCCCTGGATTGTCGAAATCGCGCCTCTGGTGGCTGACTCGTGGGCCGCTGATTGTTCTGGGGATTCCGCTCGCCTATGCCGCCTTGCTGCCCACTGCATTTGCTGGGCGCGTGGTTTTGCCAATCATGCTGCCCATTTTGACTTGGGTGCTGACGGGCATTTCGATGACACTGGTGCTGCTGCTCAAAAAATCAAGAGAGCAGGCCGCCAAGCAGCGACAAGAGTTGACCCAGCGAAATGCCACGCTGTCGCGGACGCGCAAGGTTTTGGCGAGGGTTGCAACCGATATTCACGACGGGCCGCTGCAAGAGCTAAAGCTGGTGATGGATCAGGTAGAAGAACTGGAAACCATGATTGATCCAGAATTGCTAGTCGTGAAAACCAGTGTCAAGTCGGAGCCGATTGTGGATAAGTTAGTTCGCATTGGTCAGGATATTCGCAATCAGCTTAATGATTTACAGATTATTGCTCGAAAGCAGCTTGATATTTCACCAGAGTTAGTTGCTGGGCTAGCCCAAGGAATTCAAACCCATCTCAAACAGCTTGAAGAACGTGGCGATCTGAGATTAAAAGTCAAGCAACGCATTAAACCACTTCAGGAACCAGAATTGAATCCAGACTGGATAGACGATCGAGAAGATATCTTTCGGTTCTTTAAGGAAGCCATCAACAATGTGATGCGCCACGCTCAGCAACCCTATGGACGAGCAAACTGGGTCGAAGTTTGCCTGGAACAGCAGGGCGAACAATGTAAACTGGCGATCGCCAACGATGGAGTACATGTATTGGGAAACACATCTAAAGCCTCCAATCATCTCGCCGATGATCTGCCAAAGGGGACAGGTACAAAAACGATGGAAACGATCGCAATCAGCCTGGATAATGGACATTGGCAGAGGACTTTATCTCCAGAGGGCATATTACGGGTTGAGCTTTTTTGGAGTCTAAAGCAGGGTTTACGCTAA
- a CDS encoding calcium-binding protein, translating into MARIIGSIRSERIFGTNSSDSLLGLGGNDILTGSVGNDEMLGGDGFDTADYSRMGRAMTLLPGGFINKGGLGVDRLNSVEQVIGAAGFANTIDGISGRTASFDVNLGANRLTVNNVPFLGTLTFSVVNFVNVRGTQNGDRITGNNGTNFLDGQGGNDVLTGGGGSDRLVGGSGIDILNGAGAESRGFLEVDILTGGLGQDGFILGDRAGSYYRAGGVRDYALITDFTPGDLIQLGAGEVYQTRRDFAGFDVFVLRNGGADLIADVRTTTFVPLPNGPFRLASGQTFAGFFGA; encoded by the coding sequence ATGGCACGCATCATTGGCAGCATCCGCTCAGAACGGATTTTTGGGACAAACAGCAGCGATAGCCTGCTGGGACTGGGCGGAAATGATATTCTCACTGGCTCTGTTGGCAATGATGAAATGCTAGGAGGCGATGGGTTCGACACAGCCGACTATAGCCGCATGGGGCGAGCCATGACGCTGCTGCCGGGTGGATTTATTAACAAGGGCGGGTTGGGGGTCGATCGCCTCAACAGTGTCGAGCAGGTGATTGGCGCGGCGGGGTTTGCCAACACCATTGATGGAATAAGTGGGCGCACTGCTTCCTTTGATGTAAATCTGGGTGCAAACCGTTTGACGGTGAATAATGTGCCGTTTTTGGGGACTTTGACCTTTAGCGTGGTGAATTTCGTCAACGTGCGGGGGACGCAAAATGGCGATCGCATCACGGGCAACAACGGCACAAATTTTCTAGATGGACAGGGTGGCAATGATGTGTTGACGGGTGGCGGTGGCAGCGATCGCCTGGTGGGTGGCAGCGGCATCGACATTCTGAACGGCGCTGGCGCTGAATCACGAGGCTTCCTGGAAGTGGATATTCTGACGGGCGGACTGGGTCAGGATGGATTCATTCTGGGCGATCGCGCAGGTTCCTATTATCGTGCGGGCGGCGTTCGTGATTATGCGCTGATTACCGACTTCACGCCAGGCGATCTGATTCAGCTTGGCGCGGGCGAGGTCTACCAAACTCGACGCGACTTCGCGGGCTTTGATGTGTTTGTTTTGCGAAATGGCGGTGCGGATTTGATTGCAGATGTGCGGACGACGACGTTTGTGCCGCTGCCGAATGGGCCGTTCCGTCTGGCATCCGGTCAAACGTTTGCAGGCTTCTTTGGGGCGTGA
- a CDS encoding FAD-binding domain-containing protein codes for MNRTIVWFRRDLRVFDHAPLHRAAARGAVIPVFVLDRALLHHPETAVARVAFMLECLHALDQDLRDRGGRLILRSGDPVEILPQLVRETEAEGIYAYIDFERIYGRVRDARLNRALTQQQMKIRWFEPAATTPDLLSYPKYRELWYTHMAQEIVPAPTRVAVPDDIPSEVIPSLNDLGLIADGKPIPPGGIAPARALLQEFLAEKSDRYYWQLSYPGAEATSGLSPYIKFGAISVRECVQTTQAQLNDAPDSRVQRSRQQFIARLRWGSGFAQRFRYMPQLEVRSLYTVFDQDGWAFDEALYEAWQQGETGFPIVDAAARCLQETGGWKQLNFRVRAIYSSFLSNLLGMDWRYGALHFMRHLIDGDCPIDHYQWAMQAGVTHCVDKTWTRIYNPEQTAVDRCDPDGLFIKQWLPELAHLPPEELGLPPRQKDYPPPILSYKAARQRRVQQLERQRQVFLNQDNVLPYLARLPDSLTPFGADLYASEIAWSQANNLQLFPPPLDLEALDLEQAKALRTWFVAHVDIVPRKVPTRKRKTKPKAPEPADSIQLNLLG; via the coding sequence ATGAACCGCACTATCGTCTGGTTTCGTCGAGATTTGCGCGTCTTTGACCATGCCCCGCTGCATCGGGCGGCTGCGCGGGGCGCGGTGATTCCGGTGTTTGTGCTGGATCGAGCGCTGCTGCACCATCCCGAAACCGCCGTGGCGCGGGTAGCGTTCATGCTGGAGTGTTTGCACGCGCTAGATCAAGATTTGCGCGATCGCGGCGGGCGGCTGATCCTCCGCTCTGGCGATCCGGTTGAAATTTTGCCCCAGTTGGTGCGCGAAACCGAAGCTGAGGGCATTTATGCATACATTGACTTTGAGCGAATTTATGGACGGGTGCGCGATGCGCGGCTGAACCGGGCGCTGACACAGCAGCAGATGAAGATCCGCTGGTTTGAACCCGCCGCGACGACACCAGATCTGCTTTCCTACCCCAAATATCGAGAACTGTGGTATACCCACATGGCGCAGGAGATCGTGCCCGCTCCGACTCGCGTTGCAGTGCCCGACGATATTCCCAGCGAAGTCATTCCTAGCCTCAACGACCTGGGGTTGATTGCCGATGGCAAGCCGATTCCTCCCGGTGGCATCGCGCCTGCGCGGGCGCTGCTCCAAGAATTTCTTGCCGAAAAGAGCGATCGCTACTACTGGCAGCTTTCTTATCCGGGTGCAGAAGCCACATCGGGGCTGAGTCCGTACATCAAATTCGGCGCGATTTCGGTGCGCGAGTGTGTGCAAACAACCCAGGCGCAACTCAATGACGCGCCCGATTCGCGGGTGCAGCGCAGTCGGCAGCAGTTCATTGCGCGGCTGCGGTGGGGCAGCGGATTTGCCCAGCGGTTTCGCTATATGCCCCAACTCGAAGTGCGATCGCTCTACACGGTCTTCGATCAGGACGGCTGGGCGTTTGACGAAGCGCTGTATGAGGCATGGCAGCAGGGCGAAACGGGCTTCCCGATTGTAGACGCGGCGGCTCGCTGCTTGCAGGAAACGGGCGGCTGGAAACAGCTTAACTTCCGCGTCCGCGCCATCTACTCCAGCTTTCTGAGCAACTTACTCGGCATGGACTGGCGCTATGGAGCGCTGCACTTTATGCGGCATTTGATCGACGGCGATTGCCCGATTGATCACTATCAGTGGGCCATGCAGGCAGGCGTGACGCACTGCGTGGATAAAACCTGGACGCGCATCTACAACCCAGAGCAAACCGCTGTCGATCGCTGCGATCCAGATGGGCTATTCATCAAACAGTGGCTCCCCGAACTGGCACACCTGCCGCCCGAAGAATTGGGACTGCCGCCGCGCCAAAAAGACTATCCACCGCCGATCTTATCTTACAAAGCCGCCCGCCAGCGCCGTGTGCAGCAGCTCGAACGACAGCGCCAGGTGTTTTTGAATCAGGATAATGTGCTGCCTTATCTGGCGCGATTGCCCGATTCTCTCACGCCGTTTGGGGCAGATTTATACGCCAGCGAAATCGCCTGGTCTCAAGCGAACAACTTGCAACTATTCCCGCCGCCGCTCGACTTGGAAGCGCTGGATTTGGAACAGGCAAAGGCACTCCGCACCTGGTTCGTTGCCCATGTGGACATCGTGCCGCGCAAAGTGCCCACCCGAAAGCGGAAAACAAAGCCGAAAGCTCCGGAACCCGCCGACAGTATCCAGCTAAACTTGCTGGGATGA
- a CDS encoding GntR family transcriptional regulator, translating into MAKTSAQAAKADRKPSGSSVDRIYEQLRQMAMNYQFRPGEPLNEVELAASFSVSRTPLREVLNRLVAEGLLDFVPRKGFSCKPLDTQRVFDLYEVRCGLEMMSARLATERATDAELQDLQKHWSAISDSFCDLTAVECARCDEQFHEQIAQLSHNAELLRSLQNVNARAHYLRLISMEREHYRRTTCAEHRLILQAMGDRNPEAAAHRMAAHVTLRQEELVEVIKEAIARLYMT; encoded by the coding sequence GTGGCTAAAACTAGCGCTCAGGCTGCCAAAGCAGACCGCAAACCCTCAGGCAGCAGCGTCGATCGCATCTATGAGCAACTCAGACAAATGGCGATGAACTATCAGTTTCGCCCCGGTGAGCCGCTGAACGAGGTGGAACTGGCGGCCTCATTTTCCGTGAGCCGGACTCCCCTGCGAGAGGTGTTAAACCGCTTAGTAGCGGAAGGCTTGCTCGATTTTGTGCCGCGCAAGGGTTTTTCCTGCAAGCCGCTGGATACGCAGCGCGTATTCGACCTGTATGAAGTCCGCTGCGGGCTGGAAATGATGAGCGCCCGACTCGCCACCGAACGCGCCACCGATGCCGAGCTTCAGGACTTGCAGAAGCACTGGAGCGCCATTTCAGACTCTTTCTGTGACCTGACGGCTGTAGAATGTGCCCGCTGCGACGAGCAGTTCCATGAACAGATTGCCCAGCTTTCCCACAATGCCGAACTGCTGCGATCGCTCCAAAACGTGAATGCCCGCGCCCACTATCTGCGGCTGATTTCGATGGAGCGGGAACACTATCGCCGCACCACCTGTGCCGAGCATCGTCTGATTTTGCAGGCGATGGGCGATCGCAATCCCGAAGCTGCGGCTCACAGGATGGCAGCCCACGTCACGCTGCGCCAGGAGGAGTTGGTGGAGGTCATTAAAGAGGCGATCGCCCGACTCTATATGACCTGA
- a CDS encoding aromatic ring-hydroxylating oxygenase subunit alpha, producing the protein MLTTQQPVLRRFWYPVMPIDQLLNGPKSFTLLGQPLVLWLDANGQPAVLADRCCHRSARLSLGIVQNGCVRCPYHGWEFDAQGSCTKVPQLDADTVIPKTYRVPAFQCAERYGYVWVCLDEDPLQPIPSIPEFTDPSFRFIQEFYETWKVGGLRAIENSFDSAHGHFVHASSWGDQSNPQPPPIDEVTETEFGFVMKHWLEVLNPDLQKKNLGIGEEKTIRTNTRTWYMPFARTLKIDYPNGLTHLIFTAYTPIDDQTSQVIQFCLRNDTEAEAKAADIIAFDRQVTLEDRVILEGTDYDAPLSLAEEQHMASDRPGIIMRHRLARLLKEHGETEQRRSDRVAPATPAKVEAVRV; encoded by the coding sequence ATGCTGACGACCCAACAGCCCGTGCTGCGCCGCTTCTGGTATCCCGTCATGCCGATCGACCAGTTGCTCAACGGCCCGAAATCTTTCACGCTTTTGGGACAACCGCTGGTGCTGTGGCTGGATGCCAACGGGCAACCTGCGGTGCTAGCCGATCGCTGCTGCCACCGTTCGGCCCGGCTGTCGTTGGGAATTGTGCAAAACGGCTGTGTGCGCTGCCCCTATCACGGCTGGGAATTTGACGCACAGGGAAGCTGCACCAAGGTGCCCCAGCTCGATGCCGATACTGTCATTCCCAAGACCTATCGCGTGCCTGCGTTTCAGTGTGCCGAGCGCTATGGCTATGTTTGGGTGTGTTTAGACGAAGACCCGCTGCAACCGATTCCCAGCATTCCCGAATTTACTGACCCCAGTTTTCGGTTTATCCAGGAGTTTTATGAAACGTGGAAGGTGGGCGGCCTGCGGGCGATTGAAAACTCCTTCGACAGCGCCCACGGTCACTTTGTCCACGCCAGTTCTTGGGGCGATCAGTCCAATCCCCAGCCGCCGCCAATCGACGAGGTGACGGAAACGGAATTTGGCTTTGTGATGAAGCACTGGCTGGAGGTGCTGAACCCAGATTTGCAGAAAAAAAACCTGGGCATTGGTGAAGAAAAAACGATTCGCACCAACACGCGCACTTGGTACATGCCCTTTGCTCGCACGCTGAAGATTGACTATCCAAACGGCTTGACGCATCTCATCTTTACTGCGTACACGCCGATTGACGATCAGACTTCGCAGGTGATTCAGTTTTGCTTGCGAAATGACACCGAAGCGGAGGCAAAGGCGGCAGACATTATTGCGTTCGATCGCCAGGTGACACTGGAAGATCGCGTGATTCTGGAAGGGACAGATTACGACGCGCCGCTGAGTTTAGCAGAGGAACAACACATGGCGAGCGATCGCCCCGGCATTATTATGCGCCACCGCCTGGCCCGGCTGCTGAAGGAGCATGGCGAAACGGAGCAGCGTCGCAGCGATCGAGTCGCCCCCGCCACGCCTGCAAAAGTCGAAGCAGTCCGCGTCTAG